The following proteins come from a genomic window of Kitasatospora sp. NBC_01246:
- a CDS encoding class I SAM-dependent methyltransferase, with amino-acid sequence MGGTAAARSSWAAQQRKTGQVQMVSGELDLTGLRRVYGRPGSRLFYTLVCRNARHWGWTEPGQSKWRCWQAQRRLEGVLGRKLSLPAGSRVLDAGCGAGVVARQMASRFGLRVTGVDVLDFHVREARRLSARAALEERTSFLWGDYHDLEFPDGSFDGVYSMETLVHAYDPERALAEFHRVLRPGGRLVLLGPVGAPPEEISPEGHAVLDPFMDAMVFPGAKRYDSRSLSVLLARAGFRVEEALDATARYRPTSDALYAYFRLPYALLRLFGPAEKWLNLRSVVEMYQVREYVSWFVHTAVKP; translated from the coding sequence TTGGGCGGGACAGCCGCGGCACGGAGCAGCTGGGCCGCGCAGCAGCGCAAGACCGGGCAGGTTCAGATGGTCAGTGGCGAACTCGATCTCACCGGGCTCCGGCGGGTCTACGGGCGCCCGGGGAGCAGGCTCTTCTACACGCTCGTCTGTCGCAACGCCCGGCACTGGGGGTGGACCGAACCGGGCCAGTCGAAGTGGCGGTGCTGGCAGGCGCAGCGCCGGCTGGAGGGCGTCCTCGGCCGGAAGCTGTCGCTGCCCGCCGGGTCACGGGTGCTGGACGCCGGCTGCGGCGCCGGGGTGGTGGCGCGGCAGATGGCCTCCCGGTTCGGCCTGCGGGTCACCGGCGTCGACGTGCTGGACTTCCACGTCCGCGAGGCCCGCCGGCTCAGCGCCCGCGCGGCGCTGGAGGAGCGGACGAGCTTCCTCTGGGGCGACTACCACGACCTGGAGTTCCCGGACGGCTCCTTCGACGGCGTCTACTCGATGGAGACCCTGGTGCACGCCTACGACCCCGAGCGGGCGCTGGCGGAGTTCCACCGGGTGCTGCGGCCGGGCGGACGCCTGGTGCTGCTCGGCCCGGTGGGCGCGCCGCCGGAGGAGATCAGCCCCGAGGGGCACGCGGTGCTGGACCCGTTCATGGACGCGATGGTCTTCCCCGGGGCCAAGCGGTACGACTCCCGCAGCCTGAGCGTGCTGCTCGCCCGGGCGGGCTTCCGGGTCGAGGAGGCCCTGGACGCCACCGCCCGCTATCGGCCGACCTCCGACGCGCTCTACGCCTACTTCCGGCTGCCGTACGCCCTGCTGCGGCTGTTCGGGCCGGCCGAGAAGTGGCTCAACCTGCGGTCGGTGGTGGAGATGTACCAGGTGCGGGAGTACGTCTCGTGGTTCGTGCACACCGCCGTGAAGCCTTAG
- a CDS encoding TetR/AcrR family transcriptional regulator, translating into MTSTPIAELWPALPGAADARPEAAFRLLQAAVESFAERGFHATTTRDIATAAGMSPAALYIHYPSKAALLAEISRAGHAATLTLVRDAVAGEGEPVARMRRLVEEFTAWHARARTVGRVVNYELHALPEDAYTVVAALRLDIEREVSSLIAAGVAAGAFEVAEVRTAARAVTSLGIDVSRWYTDRSSESPEELGRRYGELVLRMLGARVG; encoded by the coding sequence GGCCGGCCCTGCCCGGCGCCGCCGACGCCCGCCCCGAGGCGGCGTTCCGGCTGCTCCAGGCCGCCGTCGAGTCCTTCGCGGAGCGCGGCTTCCACGCCACCACCACCCGGGACATCGCCACCGCCGCCGGGATGAGCCCGGCCGCGCTCTACATCCACTACCCGTCCAAGGCCGCCCTGCTGGCCGAGATCAGCCGGGCCGGCCACGCGGCCACCCTCACCCTGGTCCGCGACGCGGTGGCCGGCGAGGGCGAGCCGGTGGCCCGGATGCGGCGCCTGGTGGAGGAGTTCACGGCCTGGCACGCCCGGGCGCGGACGGTCGGCCGGGTGGTCAACTACGAGCTGCACGCACTGCCGGAGGACGCCTACACGGTGGTCGCCGCGCTGCGGCTGGACATCGAGCGCGAGGTCAGCTCCCTCATCGCGGCGGGCGTCGCGGCCGGCGCCTTCGAGGTCGCCGAGGTCCGCACGGCGGCCCGCGCCGTCACCTCGCTGGGCATCGACGTGTCCCGCTGGTACACCGACCGCAGCAGCGAGAGCCCGGAGGAACTCGGGCGCCGCTACGGCGAGCTGGTGCTGCGGATGCTCGGCGCCCGGGTCGGCTGA